GTAAGTATGCTCACAAATATTCTGCTTCCTCCTGACTAATGAATTCCTGCACTTATCTCTTAGATTTTTCTCAAATGTTGTTTTTCACCTTTAAAGATGATGCTAGATCCATATATGGGATGGGGATATTGATTCAATCTTCTGAATCtagtgtttctttatttgaatacagttctctgtttcttcttctgaaGTTTTATGACATTAAATTCTCttttatctaaaaatattaaaattagtacTCTAGACATTATTGGCATGACAATTCATCATTAATCTTTCTGTTCtacttttctgaaattttcttctaTGTATTTCCAGATTTTAGCCAGTACCATTCTGGATCTTTTATAAATTCACCCTGAGAatctcagacttttttttttcatactccaattttttttatttaaaaatctgatgcGCCAACTTAGCGTTTTCCACCAACTCGGGGAGCAGAAACCTTCACAGGTTTTACAATCTTTTGCTTAGGTGCTGCCTTTGTAGGAACCTTAGCAGCAGCCATTGCTGTCTTTTTAGAAGCCTGCTTAGCCTTTTTGGCTTCCTTGGCAGCCCTGATAGCTTGTTCTCGTTGAGCCTTTCTAACTTCaggtttctgatttctcttggcCATTATATCAGCAAGAGATGCACCAGTGATGGCTCTCTGGAATTTGACTGCACGACgagttcttttcttttgaatttcttccGACTGCccctttttatgttttcttctgtagAGGACAGTCCAGTTTATCTGCCGAGGATTTCTCTTGGAAAGAAACGCACACTCGCATTTTGcgttaagaaattggaaaacctTCCTGTCGGTCCTGGCATAGCGCCTCCCGTGTCCGGGA
Above is a genomic segment from Oryctolagus cuniculus chromosome 6, mOryCun1.1, whole genome shotgun sequence containing:
- the LOC100346954 gene encoding large ribosomal subunit protein eL24-like, which produces MKVELCSFSGYKIYPGHGRRYARTDRKVFQFLNAKCECAFLSKRNPRQINWTVLYRRKHKKGQSEEIQKKRTRRAVKFQRAITGASLADIMAKRNQKPEVRKAQREQAIRAAKEAKKAKQASKKTAMAAAKVPTKAAPKQKIVKPVKVSAPRVGGKR